A genomic window from Peromyscus maniculatus bairdii isolate BWxNUB_F1_BW_parent chromosome 1, HU_Pman_BW_mat_3.1, whole genome shotgun sequence includes:
- the Mag gene encoding myelin-associated glycoprotein isoform X1 codes for MIFLTTLPLFWIMISASRGGHWGAWMPSSISAFEGTCVSIPCRFDFPDELRPAVVHGVWYFNSPYPKNYPPVVFKSRTQVVHESFQGRSRLLGDLGLRNCTLLLSTLSPELGGKYYFRGDLGGYNQYTFSEHSVLDIINTPNIVVPPEVVAGSEVEVSCMVPDNCPELRPELSWLGHEGLGEPTVLGRLREDEGTWVQVSLLHFVPTREANGHRLGCQAAFPNTTLQFEGYASLDVKYPPVIVEMNSSVEAIEGSHVSLLCGADSNPLPLLTWMRDGTVLSEAVAESLYLDLEEVTPGEDGVYACLAENAYGQDNRTVELSVMYAPRKPTVNGTVVAVEGETVSILCSTQSNPDPILTIFKEKQILATVIYESQLQLELPAVTPEDDGEYWCVAENQYGQTATAFNLSVEFAPIILLESHCAAARDTVQCLCVVKSNPEPSVAFELPSRNVTVNETEREFVYSERSGLLLTSILTLRGQAQAPPRVICTSRNLYGTQSLELPFQGAHRLMWAKIGPVGAVVAFAILIAIVCYITQTRRKKNVTESPSFSAGDNPHVLYSPEFRISGAPDKYESKRRLGSERRLLGLRGEPPELDLSYSHSDLGKQPTKDSYTLTEELAEYAEIRVK; via the exons ATGATCTTCCTCACCACACTGCCTCTGTTCTGGATAATGATTTCAG CTTCTCGAGGAGGCCACTGGGGTGCCTGGATGCCCTCATCCATCTCTGCCTTTGAGGGCACATGTGTCTCCATCCCGTGCCGCTTCGACTTTCCTGATGAGCTCCGGCCGGCTGTGGTCCACGGCGTCTGGTATTTCAACAGTCCTTACCCCAAGAACTACCCACCGGTGGTCTTCAAGTCCCGCACACAAGTGGTCCACGAGAGCTTCCAGGGCCGCAGCCGCCTGCTGGGAGACCTGGGTCTACGCAACTGCACCTTGCTTCTCAGCACACTCAGCCCCGAGCTGGGGGGCAAATACTATTTCCGAGGGGACCTGGGCGGCTATAACCAGTACACCTTCTCAGAGCACAGCGTCCTGGACATCATCA ACACCCCCAACATCGTGGTGCCCCCGGAGGTGGTGGCAGGAAGTGAAGTGGAGGTCAGCTGTATGGTGCCGGACAACTGCCCGGAGCTGCGTCCAGAGCTGAGCTGGTTGGGTCACGAGGGGCTGGGGGAGCCCACTGTGCTGGGTCGGCTGCGTGAGGATGAAGGCACCTGGGTGCAGGTGTCGCTGCTGCACTTCGTGCCCACTAGAGAGGCCAACGGCCACCGGTTGGGCTGCCAGGCTGCCTTTCCCAATACCACCTTGCAGTTCGAGGGCTACGCCAGCCTGGATGTCAAGT ACCCCCCAGTGATTGTGGAGATGAATTCCTCCGTGGAGGCCATTGAGGGCTCCCACGTCAGCCTGCTATGTGGGGCTGACAGCAACCCTCTGCCGCTGCTGACTTGGATGCGGGACGGGACGGTGTTGAGCGAGGCAGTGGCCGAGAGCCTGTACCTGGATCTGGAGGAGGTGACACCGGGGGAGGACGGCGTCTATGCTTGCCTGGCAGAGAACGCCTATGGCCAGGACAACCGCACCGTGGAGCTGAGCGTCATGT ATGCACCTAGGAAACCCACGGTGAATGGAACAGTGGTGGCCGTAGAGGGGGAGACTGTCTCCATCCTGTGCTCCACACAGAGCAACCCAGACCCCATTCTTACCATCTTCAAGGAGAAGCAGATCCTGGCTACAGTCATCTATGAGAGTCAGCTGCAGCTGGAACTCCCTGCAGTGACGCCGGAGGATGATGGGGAGTACTGGTGTGTGGCTGAGAACCAGTACGGCCAGACCGCCACTGCCTTCAACCTATCTGTGGAGT TTGCCCCCATAATCCTTCTGGAGTCACACTGTGCTGCGGCCAGAGACACAGTGCAGTGCCTGTGTGTGGTGAAATCCAACCCGGAACCCTCCGTGGCCTTTGAGCTGCCTTCCCGCAATGTGACTGTGAATGAGACAGAGAGGGAGTTCGTGTACTCAGAGCGCAGTGGCCTCCTGCTCACCAGCATCCTCACACTGCGGGGGCAGGCCCAGGCCCCACCCAGGGTCATCTGTACCTCCAGGAATCTCTACGGCACCCAGAGCCTAGAGCTGCCCTTCCAGGGAGCAC ACCGACTGATGTGGGCCAAAATTGGGCCTGTGGGCGCCGTGGTCGCCTTTGCCATCCTGATAGCCATCGTGTGCTACATCACCCAGACGCGCAGAAA AAAGAACGTCACAGAGAGCCCCAGTTTCTCAGCGGGAGACAACCCTCATGTCCTGTACAGCCCCGAATTCCGAATCTCCGGGGCACCTGATAAGTATGAG AGCAAGAGGCGCCTGGGATCTGAGAGGAGGCTGCTGGGTCTTCGGGGGGAACCCCCAGAGCTGGACCTCAGTTATTCTCACTCAGACCTGGGAAAACAACCCACCAAGGACAGCTACACCCTGACGGAGGAGCTGGCTGAGTACGCCGAAATCCGAGTCAAGTGA
- the Mag gene encoding myelin-associated glycoprotein isoform X2 translates to MIFLTTLPLFWIMISASRGGHWGAWMPSSISAFEGTCVSIPCRFDFPDELRPAVVHGVWYFNSPYPKNYPPVVFKSRTQVVHESFQGRSRLLGDLGLRNCTLLLSTLSPELGGKYYFRGDLGGYNQYTFSEHSVLDIINTPNIVVPPEVVAGSEVEVSCMVPDNCPELRPELSWLGHEGLGEPTVLGRLREDEGTWVQVSLLHFVPTREANGHRLGCQAAFPNTTLQFEGYASLDVKYPPVIVEMNSSVEAIEGSHVSLLCGADSNPLPLLTWMRDGTVLSEAVAESLYLDLEEVTPGEDGVYACLAENAYGQDNRTVELSVMYAPRKPTVNGTVVAVEGETVSILCSTQSNPDPILTIFKEKQILATVIYESQLQLELPAVTPEDDGEYWCVAENQYGQTATAFNLSVEFAPIILLESHCAAARDTVQCLCVVKSNPEPSVAFELPSRNVTVNETEREFVYSERSGLLLTSILTLRGQAQAPPRVICTSRNLYGTQSLELPFQGAHRLMWAKIGPVGAVVAFAILIAIVCYITQTRRKKNVTESPSFSAGDNPHVLYSPEFRISGAPDKYESREVSTREGH, encoded by the exons ATGATCTTCCTCACCACACTGCCTCTGTTCTGGATAATGATTTCAG CTTCTCGAGGAGGCCACTGGGGTGCCTGGATGCCCTCATCCATCTCTGCCTTTGAGGGCACATGTGTCTCCATCCCGTGCCGCTTCGACTTTCCTGATGAGCTCCGGCCGGCTGTGGTCCACGGCGTCTGGTATTTCAACAGTCCTTACCCCAAGAACTACCCACCGGTGGTCTTCAAGTCCCGCACACAAGTGGTCCACGAGAGCTTCCAGGGCCGCAGCCGCCTGCTGGGAGACCTGGGTCTACGCAACTGCACCTTGCTTCTCAGCACACTCAGCCCCGAGCTGGGGGGCAAATACTATTTCCGAGGGGACCTGGGCGGCTATAACCAGTACACCTTCTCAGAGCACAGCGTCCTGGACATCATCA ACACCCCCAACATCGTGGTGCCCCCGGAGGTGGTGGCAGGAAGTGAAGTGGAGGTCAGCTGTATGGTGCCGGACAACTGCCCGGAGCTGCGTCCAGAGCTGAGCTGGTTGGGTCACGAGGGGCTGGGGGAGCCCACTGTGCTGGGTCGGCTGCGTGAGGATGAAGGCACCTGGGTGCAGGTGTCGCTGCTGCACTTCGTGCCCACTAGAGAGGCCAACGGCCACCGGTTGGGCTGCCAGGCTGCCTTTCCCAATACCACCTTGCAGTTCGAGGGCTACGCCAGCCTGGATGTCAAGT ACCCCCCAGTGATTGTGGAGATGAATTCCTCCGTGGAGGCCATTGAGGGCTCCCACGTCAGCCTGCTATGTGGGGCTGACAGCAACCCTCTGCCGCTGCTGACTTGGATGCGGGACGGGACGGTGTTGAGCGAGGCAGTGGCCGAGAGCCTGTACCTGGATCTGGAGGAGGTGACACCGGGGGAGGACGGCGTCTATGCTTGCCTGGCAGAGAACGCCTATGGCCAGGACAACCGCACCGTGGAGCTGAGCGTCATGT ATGCACCTAGGAAACCCACGGTGAATGGAACAGTGGTGGCCGTAGAGGGGGAGACTGTCTCCATCCTGTGCTCCACACAGAGCAACCCAGACCCCATTCTTACCATCTTCAAGGAGAAGCAGATCCTGGCTACAGTCATCTATGAGAGTCAGCTGCAGCTGGAACTCCCTGCAGTGACGCCGGAGGATGATGGGGAGTACTGGTGTGTGGCTGAGAACCAGTACGGCCAGACCGCCACTGCCTTCAACCTATCTGTGGAGT TTGCCCCCATAATCCTTCTGGAGTCACACTGTGCTGCGGCCAGAGACACAGTGCAGTGCCTGTGTGTGGTGAAATCCAACCCGGAACCCTCCGTGGCCTTTGAGCTGCCTTCCCGCAATGTGACTGTGAATGAGACAGAGAGGGAGTTCGTGTACTCAGAGCGCAGTGGCCTCCTGCTCACCAGCATCCTCACACTGCGGGGGCAGGCCCAGGCCCCACCCAGGGTCATCTGTACCTCCAGGAATCTCTACGGCACCCAGAGCCTAGAGCTGCCCTTCCAGGGAGCAC ACCGACTGATGTGGGCCAAAATTGGGCCTGTGGGCGCCGTGGTCGCCTTTGCCATCCTGATAGCCATCGTGTGCTACATCACCCAGACGCGCAGAAA AAAGAACGTCACAGAGAGCCCCAGTTTCTCAGCGGGAGACAACCCTCATGTCCTGTACAGCCCCGAATTCCGAATCTCCGGGGCACCTGATAAGTATGAG TCCAGAGAGGTCTCTACCCGGGAAGGTCACTGA